One Prevotella intermedia ATCC 25611 = DSM 20706 DNA window includes the following coding sequences:
- a CDS encoding glycoside hydrolase family 97 protein, with protein sequence MAMAQGNVESNSDKWKTAASPNGKVVVGFGIDNGRPYYTVQYGTKDVIKKSFLGLELAKSKHASKGMEETNLMDGFEITETQKTSFDETWKPVWGETSEIRNHYNEMLVHLLQPKNNRKIMVRFRVYDDGVGFRYEFPQQKELNYFVIKEEHTQFAMAGDHKAWWLPGDYDTQEQETQESKLSEIRSRFREAVNWNNSTVSVFSETGVQTSLQMKSNDGLYINLHEAACVNYPTMHLNLDDKSMVFESWLTPDATGMKGYMQTPCETPWRTIIVSDDARDMLSSNLILNLNEPCKIEDTSWIHPTKYIGVWWEMIVGKNSWNYTDEFPSVQLGKTDYSKAEPNGRHGATTENVKKYIDFAAENGIDQVLVEGWNVGWEDWYGHSKDYVFDFVTPYPDFDIDYLNKYAHEKGVKLMMHHETSSSTQNYERHLEAAFNLMNKYGYDAVKTGYVGDIIPRGEHHFSQSMNNHYMHVIKEAAKHRIMVNAHEAVRPTGLCRTYPNMVGNESARGTEYEAFGGSRPDHTVILPFTRLQGGPMDYTPGILETQLKTWSDNTSYVRTTLVGQLALYVTMYSPLQMAADLPENYKKFNDAFQFIKDVPCDWSQSIYLEAEPADYITVARQDKNSNDWYIGGKCDENGHKSVLKLDFLDKDYVYDCTIYADAKDADYKNNPKAYKITHKKVKKGDVLKLTMASGGGFAVSLEARWNGEERVERPTKM encoded by the coding sequence ATGGCAATGGCACAAGGAAACGTAGAAAGCAACAGCGACAAGTGGAAAACGGCAGCTTCCCCGAATGGTAAAGTAGTTGTAGGGTTTGGTATTGACAACGGCAGACCTTACTATACGGTGCAGTATGGCACGAAAGATGTTATTAAAAAGTCGTTCCTTGGCTTAGAGTTGGCAAAGAGCAAACACGCCAGCAAGGGTATGGAAGAAACTAATTTGATGGACGGTTTCGAGATAACAGAAACACAGAAAACGTCGTTCGACGAAACTTGGAAACCTGTTTGGGGCGAAACCTCTGAGATACGCAACCACTATAACGAAATGTTGGTACACTTGCTGCAACCTAAAAATAACCGTAAGATAATGGTTCGCTTCCGTGTTTACGACGATGGCGTGGGCTTCCGTTACGAGTTTCCGCAGCAAAAGGAACTCAATTATTTCGTTATCAAAGAAGAACATACACAGTTTGCCATGGCAGGCGACCACAAGGCGTGGTGGCTTCCTGGCGATTACGACACACAAGAACAGGAAACACAGGAGAGCAAACTGTCGGAAATACGCAGTCGCTTCCGCGAGGCTGTGAACTGGAATAACTCTACGGTGTCTGTATTCTCGGAAACTGGCGTGCAAACATCTTTGCAAATGAAATCAAACGATGGTCTTTACATCAATCTTCACGAAGCTGCGTGTGTCAATTACCCCACAATGCACTTGAATTTGGACGACAAAAGCATGGTGTTTGAAAGCTGGCTGACACCTGATGCCACAGGTATGAAAGGCTATATGCAGACTCCTTGCGAAACTCCGTGGCGTACAATAATCGTCAGCGACGATGCTCGCGACATGCTTTCGAGCAACTTGATACTCAACTTGAACGAACCTTGCAAGATTGAAGATACAAGTTGGATTCACCCAACCAAGTATATTGGCGTATGGTGGGAGATGATTGTGGGCAAGAACAGCTGGAATTACACAGACGAATTCCCATCTGTTCAGCTCGGAAAAACCGATTACAGCAAGGCTGAACCAAACGGCAGACACGGCGCAACAACCGAGAATGTGAAGAAATACATCGACTTTGCAGCCGAAAATGGTATCGACCAAGTACTTGTTGAAGGTTGGAACGTAGGTTGGGAAGACTGGTATGGACATTCAAAGGACTATGTTTTCGACTTCGTAACGCCTTACCCAGACTTCGACATCGACTATCTGAACAAGTATGCGCACGAAAAAGGCGTTAAGTTAATGATGCATCACGAGACTTCTTCAAGCACTCAGAACTATGAACGCCACCTTGAAGCGGCTTTCAACCTAATGAACAAGTACGGCTACGATGCTGTAAAGACTGGTTATGTGGGCGATATTATTCCACGAGGCGAGCACCACTTCTCGCAATCAATGAACAATCACTATATGCACGTGATTAAAGAAGCAGCCAAACACCGCATTATGGTGAATGCACACGAGGCTGTTCGTCCGACAGGACTGTGCCGTACATATCCTAATATGGTAGGCAACGAAAGTGCACGTGGCACGGAATACGAGGCTTTTGGTGGCAGTCGTCCCGACCATACCGTTATTTTACCTTTCACACGCTTGCAGGGAGGACCGATGGACTATACCCCTGGCATTCTTGAAACGCAGCTAAAGACTTGGAGCGACAATACAAGCTACGTGCGTACCACGCTCGTTGGTCAGCTCGCACTATACGTAACGATGTACAGTCCGCTGCAAATGGCAGCCGATTTGCCTGAAAACTATAAGAAATTCAACGATGCTTTCCAATTCATAAAAGATGTTCCTTGCGACTGGAGCCAAAGCATCTACTTGGAAGCAGAGCCTGCTGATTACATCACCGTTGCGCGTCAAGACAAGAATTCAAATGATTGGTACATCGGAGGAAAGTGCGATGAGAACGGACACAAGAGTGTTTTGAAACTCGATTTCCTTGATAAGGATTACGTTTACGACTGCACTATCTATGCTGACGCTAAGGATGCGGACTACAAGAACAATCCAAAGGCATACAAAATCACCCATAAGAAAGTGAAGAAAGGCGATGTCTTGAAGCTGACAATGGCATCTGGTGGTGGCTTTGCCGTATCTTTAGAGGCACGTTGGAATGGCGAAGAACGAGTTGAACGACCAACAAAGATGTAA
- the tsaB gene encoding tRNA (adenosine(37)-N6)-threonylcarbamoyltransferase complex dimerization subunit type 1 TsaB, with amino-acid sequence MSCILNIETSTNVCSVALSEDGACIFTQEDHSGPNHGEQLGRFVDEALSFADSHAIPVDAVAVSSGPGSYTGLRIGTSMAKGICYGTDIKLIAVPTLELLCVPVLLHHEEIEDNALLVPMIDARRMEVYAQVFDRALHEIRPIQADVVDENTYKEYLDKAPVYFFGNGAEKCMETINHPNAHLIKGIEPLAKNMLPLAEKRIALEQYEDVAYFVPMYLKDFVAKQAKPLL; translated from the coding sequence ATGTCGTGTATATTAAACATAGAAACCAGCACCAACGTATGCTCAGTGGCATTGAGCGAAGACGGAGCTTGCATATTTACACAGGAAGACCATAGCGGTCCCAACCACGGCGAACAGCTGGGGCGTTTTGTCGACGAAGCCTTGTCGTTTGCCGACAGCCACGCCATTCCTGTCGATGCTGTCGCCGTCAGCAGTGGGCCTGGTTCTTACACGGGGCTTCGCATAGGCACATCAATGGCAAAGGGCATCTGCTATGGCACCGACATCAAGCTGATTGCAGTACCTACACTCGAACTGCTTTGCGTGCCTGTGCTGCTGCACCACGAGGAGATTGAGGACAATGCATTGCTCGTTCCGATGATTGACGCACGCCGTATGGAGGTGTATGCACAGGTGTTCGACCGTGCCTTGCACGAAATTCGCCCTATCCAAGCCGATGTTGTGGATGAGAATACCTACAAGGAATATCTCGACAAAGCACCTGTCTACTTCTTTGGCAACGGTGCTGAAAAGTGTATGGAAACCATCAATCACCCCAATGCACACCTGATAAAAGGCATCGAACCATTGGCAAAGAATATGCTGCCGCTGGCTGAAAAGCGCATTGCATTGGAACAATACGAAGATGTGGCATACTTTGTGCCGATGTATCTAAAGGATTTTGTGGCAAAGCAAGCCAAGCCCTTGCTGTAA
- a CDS encoding glycoside hydrolase family 13 protein: MKRLTLLFSLCLLTISINAKIEIKKLEPTTWYVGMKDASLQLMAYGDNIRNAEVTINYPNARIDSLVRLDSPNYLLIYLNLKDAQAGTMNIDFKLGKQKTTVKYALLNRAMSGEERKGFDISDVLYMLMPDRFANGNPKNDIIKGMQDQLCNRNEPSLRHGGDIAGLMQHLDYFTDLGVTALWFTPVLENDRPADGGKHSTYHGYATTDYYRVDPRFGTNDDYKALTDACHKRGMKVVMDMIFNHCGDYHIWNKDVPSKDWFNNPNYGLQTSYKLTPVLDPYASKVDMAETVDGWFVSSMPDLNHRNPHVMQYLVQNSIWWIETVGIDGIRMDTYPYADRKAMATWMKRIDMEYPNFNTVGETWVTEPAYTAAWQKDSKLSEENSYLKTVMDFAFFERLSMAKNEETDDWWKGFNRIYNGLCYDYLYTNPASVMAFIENHDTDRFLGNGKDTLALKQAYALLLTLNRIPQLYYGTEILMNGTKESTDGNVRKDFPGGFAGDTANKFTREGRTAEENAMFDWTSRLLHWRQGNKVITHGKQTQFLPWHGTYVVARQYKGKNVMTVINGRNAANKMEVKRYAEIIGNHTTARDITTGKTISLTADVPLSARQAMVLEF; the protein is encoded by the coding sequence ATGAAACGATTAACTTTATTGTTCTCGCTCTGTCTTCTAACTATCAGCATCAACGCAAAGATAGAGATAAAGAAGCTCGAACCCACAACATGGTATGTAGGAATGAAAGATGCTTCGCTCCAACTAATGGCTTACGGCGACAATATCCGCAATGCAGAAGTAACGATTAATTACCCCAATGCACGCATTGATTCGCTCGTCCGACTCGATTCTCCGAATTATCTGCTCATCTACCTTAACCTGAAAGATGCACAAGCAGGTACTATGAACATTGACTTCAAGCTCGGAAAACAGAAGACAACGGTGAAATATGCCTTGCTCAACCGCGCTATGAGTGGCGAAGAACGCAAGGGCTTCGACATTTCCGACGTGCTTTATATGCTTATGCCCGACCGCTTTGCCAACGGTAACCCGAAAAACGACATTATAAAAGGTATGCAAGACCAGCTCTGTAACCGCAACGAGCCAAGCCTCAGACACGGCGGCGACATTGCCGGACTTATGCAACACCTCGACTATTTCACCGATTTAGGTGTTACGGCTCTTTGGTTTACGCCCGTTTTAGAGAACGACCGCCCTGCCGATGGCGGCAAACACAGCACCTATCACGGCTATGCTACAACCGACTACTACCGCGTAGACCCCCGTTTTGGCACAAACGACGACTACAAAGCACTTACAGATGCGTGCCACAAGCGTGGAATGAAGGTGGTAATGGATATGATTTTCAACCATTGCGGCGACTATCATATATGGAATAAAGACGTTCCATCGAAAGATTGGTTCAACAACCCCAACTACGGATTGCAGACTTCGTACAAGCTAACACCTGTACTCGACCCTTATGCCAGCAAGGTAGATATGGCAGAAACGGTAGATGGTTGGTTTGTAAGTTCGATGCCCGACCTCAACCATCGCAATCCGCACGTGATGCAGTACCTCGTTCAAAACTCAATATGGTGGATAGAAACTGTCGGAATAGACGGTATTCGTATGGACACCTACCCTTATGCCGACCGAAAAGCAATGGCAACATGGATGAAACGCATTGATATGGAATATCCAAACTTCAACACCGTAGGCGAAACGTGGGTAACAGAACCTGCCTATACGGCAGCATGGCAGAAGGACAGCAAACTCTCGGAAGAGAACAGCTACTTGAAAACCGTTATGGACTTTGCCTTCTTCGAGCGTCTTTCAATGGCAAAGAACGAAGAAACCGATGATTGGTGGAAGGGCTTCAACCGCATTTACAACGGCTTGTGCTACGATTACCTCTATACAAACCCTGCAAGCGTGATGGCTTTCATAGAGAATCACGACACCGACCGCTTTCTTGGCAATGGCAAAGACACCTTGGCACTGAAGCAAGCCTATGCCCTATTGCTCACATTGAACCGCATTCCACAACTTTATTATGGTACTGAAATCCTGATGAACGGCACAAAAGAAAGTACCGACGGCAATGTTCGCAAAGACTTCCCTGGCGGTTTCGCAGGCGATACTGCCAACAAGTTCACACGTGAAGGGCGCACTGCCGAAGAGAATGCGATGTTCGACTGGACTTCACGCCTACTCCACTGGCGTCAAGGCAACAAAGTTATCACCCACGGCAAGCAAACTCAATTCCTTCCATGGCACGGCACCTATGTCGTTGCTCGCCAATACAAAGGCAAAAACGTAATGACCGTTATCAATGGGCGCAACGCAGCCAATAAAATGGAAGTAAAACGCTATGCAGAAATCATTGGCAACCATACCACTGCGCGCGACATTACCACTGGCAAAACCATTTCGCTCACAGCCGATGTGCCACTAAGCGCACGCCAAGCAATGGTATTAGAGTTCTAA
- the rimM gene encoding ribosome maturation factor RimM (Essential for efficient processing of 16S rRNA) yields the protein MIKREEVYKIGVLGKPHGVKGEMQFRFTDDVFDQCDADYLVLDMEGILVPFFMEEYRFRSDEVALMKFCDIDTEERARELTGTEVYFPRAIAEESKDELSWAQIIGFKLMDSKTGKVVGEIVSVDDSTINLLFEIKTETGGERLIPANENLIKGIDKAQRMIEVEIPDGLLEL from the coding sequence ATGATAAAAAGAGAGGAAGTATATAAGATAGGTGTATTGGGAAAGCCGCACGGAGTAAAGGGCGAGATGCAGTTTCGCTTCACCGACGACGTGTTCGACCAATGCGATGCCGACTATCTGGTGCTCGATATGGAGGGCATTTTAGTGCCTTTCTTTATGGAAGAGTACAGATTTCGCTCTGACGAAGTGGCACTGATGAAGTTTTGCGACATCGATACTGAAGAGCGGGCGCGCGAACTTACAGGAACGGAAGTGTACTTCCCACGTGCTATTGCCGAAGAAAGCAAAGACGAATTGTCGTGGGCACAAATCATCGGATTTAAGTTAATGGACAGCAAAACAGGTAAAGTGGTGGGCGAAATCGTGTCAGTAGATGATTCAACCATCAACCTGCTGTTTGAAATAAAGACCGAAACAGGTGGCGAACGCCTTATACCTGCCAACGAAAACCTTATAAAAGGAATAGACAAGGCACAGCGAATGATAGAAGTAGAAATACCTGACGGACTTTTAGAGCTTTAG
- the murA gene encoding UDP-N-acetylglucosamine 1-carboxyvinyltransferase, giving the protein MECFLIEGGHRLSGTIVPQGAKNEALQVISATLLTTEEVVIDNIPNILDVNNLIKLLTDIGVKVTKLGENKYSFCADEVNLDYLESVAFVEKCSSLRGSVLLYGPLLGRFGKATIAKPGGDKIGRRRLDTHFLGFKNLGAHFEHREERNVYELKAEKLVGTYMLLDEASVTGTANIVMAAVLAEGTTTIYNAACEPYLQQLCNMLNAMGAKISGIGSNLLTIEGVKTLKGTQHRILPDMIEVGSFIGMAAMIGDGIRIKDVSVKNLGIIPDTFRRLGVQIEEKGDDLFIPRQEHYDIESFIDGTIMTIADAPWPGVTPDLISVLLVVATQAKGSVLFHQKMFESRLFFVDKLIDMGAQIILCDPHRAVVVGNDNLRALRGGRMSSPDIRAGIALLIAAMSAQGISRIDNISQIDRGYENIEERLNALGAKIQRVDIC; this is encoded by the coding sequence ATGGAGTGTTTTCTCATTGAAGGCGGACACCGCCTATCGGGAACCATCGTGCCTCAAGGGGCTAAGAACGAGGCTTTGCAGGTGATTAGCGCAACATTGCTGACCACCGAAGAAGTTGTTATCGACAACATTCCAAATATCTTGGACGTAAACAACCTTATAAAACTGCTCACAGACATTGGCGTAAAGGTTACGAAACTGGGCGAAAACAAGTATTCTTTTTGCGCCGATGAGGTGAATTTAGACTATTTGGAGAGTGTAGCATTTGTCGAAAAATGCTCGTCTTTGCGCGGTAGCGTATTGCTTTACGGGCCTTTGCTGGGCAGATTTGGCAAGGCAACGATAGCTAAACCTGGGGGCGACAAGATTGGGCGTCGCCGTTTGGACACCCATTTCCTTGGTTTCAAGAACCTTGGAGCACACTTTGAGCACAGAGAAGAGCGCAACGTGTACGAACTGAAAGCCGAAAAGCTTGTCGGAACCTACATGCTTTTAGACGAAGCATCGGTTACGGGCACAGCCAATATCGTTATGGCAGCCGTCTTGGCAGAAGGTACAACCACGATATACAATGCTGCTTGCGAGCCTTACTTGCAACAATTGTGCAATATGCTCAACGCTATGGGCGCGAAAATCAGCGGCATTGGCAGCAATCTGCTCACCATTGAGGGTGTGAAAACGCTAAAAGGAACGCAACATCGCATACTTCCCGATATGATAGAAGTAGGTTCGTTCATCGGTATGGCAGCCATGATAGGCGACGGCATCAGAATTAAAGATGTGTCAGTGAAGAACCTTGGCATCATTCCCGACACGTTCCGACGACTTGGCGTGCAGATTGAAGAGAAAGGCGACGACCTTTTTATTCCACGACAAGAGCACTACGACATCGAATCGTTCATTGATGGGACCATTATGACCATTGCCGATGCGCCGTGGCCAGGGGTAACACCCGACCTTATTTCGGTGTTGCTCGTAGTCGCAACGCAAGCGAAAGGCAGCGTGCTCTTCCACCAGAAGATGTTCGAAAGCCGATTGTTCTTTGTCGATAAGCTCATCGATATGGGCGCACAAATCATTCTTTGCGACCCACACCGTGCAGTAGTGGTTGGAAACGACAACCTTCGTGCATTGCGAGGAGGCAGAATGTCAAGCCCCGATATTCGTGCGGGCATTGCCCTGCTCATCGCTGCTATGTCGGCACAAGGCATCAGTCGCATCGACAATATATCGCAAATAGACCGTGGCTACGAAAACATTGAGGAACGACTCAATGCGCTCGGTGCGAAGATACAACGTGTGGACATTTGCTAA
- the pulA gene encoding type I pullulanase, whose protein sequence is MKSKYSIITLMATFLFTLTAQAQNVFNEVSYSPKQTTFKLNAPKKPTLRIYEAGKGGKVEKKIKMKQTSENVWETTISGDLKGKFYTFDIGRGETPGVFAKAVGINGKRGAIVDMQTTNPSGWNNDRRLTLKSPADLIIYEMHHRDFSIDASSGLVNKGKFLALTEQKAIKHLKELGVNAVHILPSYDFASIDESNTATPQYNWGYDPLNYNVPEGSYSFDAEQPTRRILEFKQMVQALHKAGIRVILDVVYNHTFDIEGGNFDRTFPMAYYRYTADGKPSNGSGCGNETASEKPLVRQFILESMKYWATEYHIDGFRVDLMGIHDIETMNLIRKELTAIDPNIFIYGEGWTAGTCAYPTEKLALKAHIKQMPGIAAFSDELRDALRGPFSDDKQAAFLGGIAGFEESIKAGIAGMIAHPQVDYTKVNYTKEAWANEPTQMISYVSCHDDMCLVDRLKASIPEAAYDMEEVIRLNQLAQTAVFTSQGIPFMLSGEEMLRDKKGVHNSFNSSDEINHLDWNNLKKYPQVFAYYKGLIQMRKAHPAFRLGSAELVRKHLEFLPTQDCLVAFRLKNHAGGDRWNNIYVVLNGSTNLQSINIPKGKYTIVANNGVINEAGIGEMEGGEVMIDAQTALILHD, encoded by the coding sequence ATGAAATCAAAATACAGCATAATCACGCTAATGGCAACTTTTCTGTTTACGCTGACAGCACAAGCGCAGAATGTTTTCAACGAAGTAAGCTACTCACCAAAGCAAACGACGTTCAAATTGAATGCTCCAAAGAAACCCACACTGCGTATATACGAAGCAGGAAAAGGCGGAAAAGTTGAAAAGAAGATAAAGATGAAGCAAACATCGGAGAATGTTTGGGAGACTACAATCAGCGGTGATTTAAAGGGAAAGTTCTACACTTTCGACATCGGACGAGGCGAAACACCGGGCGTTTTTGCAAAAGCTGTTGGCATAAACGGCAAGCGTGGTGCCATCGTTGATATGCAAACGACCAACCCAAGTGGCTGGAACAACGACCGTCGCTTAACTTTGAAGAGCCCAGCTGACTTGATTATCTACGAAATGCACCACCGTGATTTCTCAATAGATGCCTCTTCGGGACTCGTAAACAAAGGTAAATTCCTTGCATTGACTGAACAAAAGGCTATCAAACACTTGAAAGAATTAGGTGTAAACGCTGTTCATATCCTGCCATCTTACGACTTTGCATCAATAGATGAGAGCAATACGGCCACCCCACAATACAATTGGGGCTACGACCCATTGAACTATAACGTGCCAGAAGGCAGCTATTCGTTCGACGCAGAGCAGCCTACTCGTCGCATTCTGGAGTTCAAACAAATGGTACAAGCCTTGCACAAAGCAGGCATTCGTGTCATTCTCGATGTGGTTTACAACCATACTTTCGACATTGAAGGTGGCAATTTCGACCGCACTTTCCCTATGGCATACTATCGTTACACTGCCGATGGCAAGCCAAGCAACGGCTCTGGCTGTGGCAACGAAACCGCTTCTGAAAAGCCTTTGGTGCGCCAATTTATACTCGAAAGTATGAAATACTGGGCTACCGAATACCATATTGACGGCTTCCGAGTAGACCTTATGGGCATTCATGACATAGAAACGATGAACCTTATTCGCAAGGAACTTACGGCAATCGACCCCAATATCTTTATTTATGGTGAGGGCTGGACTGCTGGAACCTGCGCCTACCCTACCGAAAAACTTGCGCTCAAAGCCCACATAAAGCAGATGCCAGGCATTGCAGCCTTCTCTGACGAGTTGCGAGATGCCCTCCGTGGTCCATTCTCTGATGACAAGCAAGCGGCTTTCCTCGGCGGAATAGCAGGCTTTGAAGAAAGCATTAAAGCTGGCATTGCGGGCATGATAGCCCACCCACAAGTAGATTACACAAAGGTAAACTACACCAAAGAGGCTTGGGCTAACGAGCCAACGCAAATGATTTCGTATGTTAGCTGCCACGACGATATGTGTTTGGTAGACCGATTGAAGGCTTCTATCCCTGAAGCAGCTTACGATATGGAAGAGGTAATCCGCTTAAACCAACTCGCACAGACAGCAGTCTTCACCTCACAGGGTATTCCTTTCATGCTCTCTGGCGAAGAAATGCTACGCGATAAGAAAGGTGTGCACAACTCATTCAACTCGTCTGACGAAATAAATCACCTTGATTGGAACAACTTAAAGAAGTATCCGCAAGTCTTTGCTTACTATAAAGGACTCATTCAGATGCGCAAAGCCCACCCAGCGTTCCGCCTTGGCAGTGCCGAACTTGTGCGCAAGCATCTCGAATTCCTGCCAACACAGGATTGCCTCGTAGCTTTCCGACTGAAAAACCATGCAGGTGGCGACAGGTGGAACAACATTTACGTGGTACTGAACGGCAGTACAAACCTTCAAAGCATAAATATTCCGAAAGGGAAATACACCATCGTAGCCAACAACGGTGTCATAAACGAAGCTGGAATTGGCGAAATGGAAGGTGGAGAGGTTATGATTGACGCACAGACCGCACTTATTTTACACGATTAA
- a CDS encoding DUF4290 domain-containing protein, whose amino-acid sequence MKIDGLDYNTQREKLLLPEYGREIQNMVSHCVELPTKEERQQCAETIVSIMDRMNPQGRESADHEQKLWDHLAIMADFKLDIDYPYDVSQALKIATKPEPMGYPMSKIPVRHYGKMMFELFEQLKTMEEGDEKEELVKLVANQMKRCLIQWGHGSSDDEKVASDLARFTDGAVQLDLDVFKFDKINPKELQPVRNNKKRR is encoded by the coding sequence ATGAAGATAGACGGACTGGATTACAACACTCAGCGCGAGAAACTATTGTTGCCTGAATATGGGCGTGAAATACAGAATATGGTGAGCCATTGCGTGGAACTTCCAACGAAGGAAGAACGACAGCAATGTGCCGAAACCATTGTTTCGATTATGGACAGAATGAACCCACAAGGCAGGGAAAGTGCCGACCACGAGCAGAAACTGTGGGACCATTTAGCCATTATGGCAGACTTCAAGTTGGACATTGACTATCCGTACGATGTTTCGCAGGCATTGAAAATAGCAACGAAGCCAGAACCTATGGGCTATCCGATGTCGAAAATACCTGTACGCCATTATGGAAAAATGATGTTCGAATTGTTCGAACAGCTCAAAACAATGGAGGAAGGCGACGAAAAGGAAGAGCTTGTAAAATTGGTTGCCAACCAGATGAAACGCTGTCTGATACAATGGGGGCACGGTTCGTCGGACGATGAGAAAGTGGCTTCCGACCTCGCACGCTTCACCGACGGTGCAGTGCAGTTGGACTTGGACGTCTTCAAATTCGACAAGATAAACCCAAAAGAGTTGCAACCTGTACGCAACAATAAAAAGAGAAGATAA